One genomic segment of Alphaproteobacteria bacterium includes these proteins:
- a CDS encoding response regulator transcription factor yields the protein MRILIVDDDEDVADLARAQLRRAGYAADTAGDVEAARAALAGVAYDALVLDLGLPDGDGLNFLAELRRAKRQFPVLILSARGRADQRVAGLKAGADDYLAKPFDMEELVARIQALLRRPAALAGATLGLGNLAVDVEGQVAKVDGKDLKLTRRELGVLGALARRPGQIVSRAQLEDALYGFGDEIASNAIEVYVSALRKRLTEAGADCGIETQRGLGYKLALKPQR from the coding sequence ATGCGCATCCTGATTGTCGATGACGACGAAGATGTGGCCGATCTGGCCCGTGCCCAACTCCGCCGGGCGGGTTACGCCGCCGATACGGCGGGCGATGTGGAAGCCGCGCGCGCGGCGCTGGCGGGCGTCGCTTATGACGCGCTCGTGCTCGATCTGGGCCTGCCCGACGGCGACGGTTTGAATTTCCTCGCCGAGCTGCGGCGCGCCAAGCGTCAATTTCCGGTCTTGATCCTGTCGGCGCGCGGCCGCGCCGATCAGCGCGTCGCCGGATTGAAGGCGGGCGCGGACGACTACCTCGCCAAGCCGTTCGACATGGAGGAACTGGTCGCGCGCATTCAAGCGCTGCTTCGCCGGCCCGCCGCCTTGGCGGGCGCCACGCTGGGCCTCGGCAATCTGGCGGTCGATGTCGAAGGCCAGGTTGCCAAGGTCGACGGCAAGGATCTCAAACTCACGCGGCGCGAATTGGGCGTGCTCGGCGCATTGGCGCGCCGCCCCGGCCAGATCGTCAGCCGCGCCCAGCTCGAAGACGCGCTGTACGGCTTCGGCGATGAAATCGCGTCCAACGCGATCGAGGTCTATGTCTCGGCCTTGCGCAAACGCCTGACCGAAGCCGGTGCGGATTGCGGCATCGAAACGCAGCGCGGTCTTGGCTACAAGCTGGCGCTCAAACCTCAGCGATAG
- a CDS encoding TRAP transporter large permease, which produces MIAALLLSFVFLLCVGVPVAIALGGASLLYVVLEGTTPHLVVIYRMMAGVDSFPLLAIPFFIMAGSLMNSAGITERIYDFALALVGWLKGGLGHVNVVGSVIFAGMSGTAVADAGGLGNIEIRAMRDHGYDVDFAVGITGASSTVGPIIPPSLPLVIYGVMANASIGQLFAAGLLPGLFMAATMMAMVAWYAHVRGFNADAVFSWAVLGHTFKRAILPLLTPVLLIGGMTTGVFTPTEAAIAATAYALFLGMVVYRTLTWRGLIRVSMETIETTAIVLLIVAGASIFGYIITTTRVTDEIATMVLSVTSEPWAVLLLVNIFLLVIGCFMETIAAITILVPVLLPLMEKIGVDPVHFGIIMVLNLMIGLLTPPVGMVLYILARVANISFERTTKACAPFLIPLVISLLVVTYWPEMVLFLPNYFYR; this is translated from the coding sequence ATGATCGCCGCCCTGCTCCTTTCCTTCGTCTTTCTGCTGTGCGTGGGCGTGCCGGTCGCGATCGCGCTGGGCGGCGCGTCGCTGCTCTATGTCGTGCTCGAAGGGACGACGCCGCATCTGGTCGTCATCTACCGCATGATGGCGGGCGTGGATTCCTTCCCGCTGCTGGCGATCCCGTTCTTCATCATGGCGGGCTCGCTGATGAATTCGGCGGGAATCACCGAACGCATCTACGATTTCGCACTGGCGCTGGTCGGCTGGCTGAAAGGCGGCTTGGGCCATGTCAACGTCGTCGGCTCGGTCATCTTCGCGGGCATGTCGGGCACGGCGGTCGCTGATGCGGGCGGGCTCGGCAATATCGAGATCCGCGCGATGCGCGATCACGGCTACGACGTCGATTTCGCCGTCGGCATCACGGGGGCTTCGTCCACCGTCGGGCCGATCATCCCGCCGTCGCTGCCGCTGGTCATCTACGGCGTCATGGCCAACGCGTCGATCGGGCAGTTGTTCGCCGCCGGCCTGCTGCCGGGCCTGTTCATGGCCGCGACGATGATGGCGATGGTCGCGTGGTACGCGCATGTGCGCGGCTTCAACGCCGACGCGGTGTTCTCGTGGGCCGTGCTCGGCCACACGTTCAAGCGCGCGATCCTGCCGCTGCTGACGCCCGTGCTGCTGATCGGCGGCATGACGACGGGCGTGTTCACGCCGACCGAAGCGGCGATCGCCGCCACCGCCTACGCGCTGTTCCTGGGTATGGTCGTCTATCGCACGCTGACCTGGCGCGGCTTGATCCGCGTCTCGATGGAGACGATCGAGACGACCGCGATCGTGCTGCTGATCGTCGCGGGCGCGTCGATCTTCGGCTACATCATCACCACCACGCGCGTGACCGACGAGATCGCGACGATGGTCCTGTCGGTGACGAGCGAACCGTGGGCGGTGCTGCTGCTGGTCAACATCTTCCTGCTGGTGATCGGCTGCTTCATGGAGACGATCGCCGCGATCACAATTCTGGTGCCGGTGCTGCTGCCGCTGATGGAAAAGATCGGCGTCGATCCCGTGCATTTCGGCATCATCATGGTGCTGAACCTGATGATCGGGCTGCTGACGCCGCCGGTCGGGATGGTGCTCTACATCCTGGCGCGCGTGGCGAATATCAGCTTCGAACGCACGACCAAGGCTTGCGCGCCGTTCCTGATCCCGCTGGTGATTTCGCTGCTGGTGGTGACCTATTGGCCGGAAATGGTGCTGTTCCTGCCCAATTATTTCTATCGCTGA
- a CDS encoding TRAP transporter small permease yields the protein MSNANNGPDLGDPTIGNSDEIPVDLRDYGPEDWAAFALFWALAFVVFLQFFTRYVLNDSLAWTEEIARYLLMTVTFVGGGMAVRKVTHIHVEFLYVYMPRAVARAASMLVEAIRIGFFAYATYLSWFVTQIMLNQRMVVIDIPMAWVYAPCMIGLAIMTLRSIQVALRHWREGDSPLTRVSVEGRHQ from the coding sequence GTGAGCAACGCCAATAACGGGCCCGATCTGGGCGATCCCACGATCGGCAATTCGGACGAGATTCCCGTCGATCTGCGCGACTACGGCCCCGAGGATTGGGCGGCCTTCGCGCTGTTTTGGGCGCTGGCGTTCGTGGTGTTCCTCCAGTTCTTCACGCGCTACGTGCTGAACGATTCGCTCGCCTGGACCGAGGAGATCGCGCGCTATCTGCTGATGACCGTGACCTTCGTCGGCGGCGGCATGGCGGTGCGCAAAGTCACCCACATCCATGTCGAGTTCCTTTACGTCTACATGCCGCGCGCCGTCGCGCGCGCCGCGTCGATGCTGGTGGAGGCGATCCGCATCGGGTTCTTCGCCTACGCGACCTATCTTTCGTGGTTCGTGACCCAGATCATGCTGAACCAGCGCATGGTGGTGATCGACATCCCCATGGCCTGGGTTTACGCGCCCTGCATGATCGGCCTCGCCATCATGACCTTGCGTTCCATACAAGTCGCCCTGCGCCATTGGCGCGAAGGCGACAGCCCGCTCACCCGCGTCAGCGTCGAAGGCCGCCACCAATGA
- a CDS encoding sialic acid TRAP transporter substrate-binding protein SiaP, with product MVVAKISRAAGALALAALMFGPGAADAQQRLKWAHVYETNEPYHTEAVWAAQEIQRRTNNRYAIDVHAASALGNEQQINQALPLGTIDIIYTGAAFAGASFPPIAISNAPYMFRDFDHWKAYAESPLFQELSKGYNDKTRNQIVAFTYYGARHTTANKAINTPADMRAMKLRVPQAPLYLMYAKAVGANATPIAFAEVYLALQNKTVDGQENPLPTIQAKKFYEVQTHINLTSHIFESLVTVIGPPTWNRLSADDKKTFEAVLKEAAGRATTAIRTAELQLPEWFKQQGKTVVTPNTAAFIEAAKPLHNDASAGAGWTKDHYDRLQALGRRGS from the coding sequence ATGGTGGTCGCGAAAATTTCTCGCGCGGCGGGCGCTTTGGCGCTGGCGGCGTTGATGTTCGGGCCGGGCGCCGCGGACGCGCAGCAGCGCCTGAAATGGGCCCATGTCTACGAAACGAACGAGCCCTATCACACCGAAGCGGTGTGGGCCGCGCAGGAAATCCAGCGACGGACCAATAACCGCTACGCGATCGACGTCCACGCCGCGTCGGCGCTGGGCAACGAGCAGCAGATCAATCAGGCCCTGCCGCTGGGCACGATCGACATCATCTATACGGGTGCCGCCTTCGCCGGCGCGTCGTTCCCGCCGATCGCGATTTCCAACGCGCCCTATATGTTCCGCGATTTCGACCATTGGAAAGCCTACGCGGAATCGCCGTTGTTCCAGGAATTGTCGAAGGGCTACAACGACAAAACCCGCAATCAGATCGTCGCGTTCACCTATTACGGCGCGCGCCACACGACCGCCAACAAGGCGATCAATACGCCCGCCGACATGCGCGCGATGAAGCTGCGCGTGCCCCAGGCGCCGCTCTATCTGATGTACGCCAAAGCCGTGGGCGCCAACGCCACGCCGATCGCCTTCGCGGAAGTGTATCTCGCGTTGCAGAACAAGACGGTCGACGGCCAGGAAAATCCGCTGCCGACGATCCAGGCGAAGAAATTCTACGAAGTGCAGACCCATATCAACCTGACGAGCCACATCTTCGAATCGCTCGTCACGGTGATCGGCCCGCCGACCTGGAACCGCCTGTCGGCCGACGACAAGAAAACGTTCGAAGCCGTGCTGAAGGAAGCCGCCGGCCGCGCGACCACGGCGATCCGCACGGCCGAGCTGCAACTGCCCGAATGGTTCAAGCAGCAGGGCAAAACGGTCGTGACGCCCAACACCGCCGCCTTCATCGAAGCCGCCAAGCCGCTGCATAACGACGCGTCGGCGGGTGCGGGCTGGACGAAGGACCATTACGACCGGCTCCAGGCGCTCGGCCGCCGCGGGAGCTGA
- a CDS encoding mandelate racemase/muconate lactonizing enzyme family protein, translating into MAKIVRVEIRQVDLMPPVVRTDAIQSFVRQETPIVRIWDADGAVGTGYSYTIGTGGSSVVALLRDHLGPFLLGKDAAFVERLWNRMLFHTHATTVGAITALAMAAIDTALWDLRCRKAGRPLHVEAGGAKDAIPVYTTEGGWLHHSIEMLVAEAVKAKKEGFKGAKVKVGKPTGGEDLERLQAVREATGRGFALMVDANQRFTAAEALRRAKLYERVDLDWFEEPLPADDIDGHVRLQAGTSLPIAVGESLYSPGHFAEYLKRNACGLVQVDVARIGGITPWLKVAHMAECANVNVAPHFLMELHLALCCAVPNSLWLEYIPQLDQIAASRVKIVDGMAQASNSPGLGIEWDWASVEARTILGSLAVLA; encoded by the coding sequence ATGGCGAAAATTGTGCGCGTGGAGATACGTCAGGTCGATCTCATGCCGCCCGTCGTGCGCACCGACGCCATTCAAAGCTTCGTGCGCCAGGAAACGCCGATCGTCCGCATCTGGGACGCCGACGGCGCGGTCGGGACCGGCTACAGCTACACGATCGGGACGGGCGGCTCGTCGGTCGTCGCGTTGCTGCGCGATCATTTGGGGCCGTTCCTGCTGGGCAAGGACGCGGCGTTCGTCGAGCGGTTGTGGAACCGCATGTTGTTCCACACCCATGCGACGACGGTGGGGGCGATCACCGCGCTCGCGATGGCCGCGATCGACACGGCGTTGTGGGATTTGCGCTGCCGCAAGGCCGGCCGGCCTTTGCATGTCGAAGCGGGCGGGGCGAAGGACGCGATCCCCGTCTACACGACCGAAGGCGGCTGGCTGCATCATTCGATCGAGATGCTCGTCGCCGAAGCGGTCAAGGCGAAGAAAGAAGGCTTCAAGGGCGCCAAGGTCAAAGTCGGCAAGCCGACCGGCGGCGAGGATCTGGAGCGCCTCCAAGCGGTGCGCGAGGCGACGGGTCGCGGCTTCGCGCTGATGGTCGACGCCAATCAGCGCTTCACCGCCGCCGAGGCGTTGCGCCGCGCGAAACTTTACGAACGCGTCGATCTGGATTGGTTCGAAGAACCGTTGCCGGCCGACGATATCGACGGGCATGTCCGCCTGCAGGCCGGGACCAGCCTGCCGATCGCGGTGGGGGAGTCGCTTTATTCGCCCGGCCATTTCGCCGAATACTTGAAGCGCAACGCTTGCGGTCTGGTGCAGGTCGACGTGGCGCGCATCGGCGGGATCACGCCGTGGCTCAAAGTCGCGCATATGGCCGAATGCGCGAACGTGAACGTGGCCCCGCATTTCCTGATGGAGCTGCATCTCGCCTTGTGCTGCGCGGTGCCGAATTCCCTATGGCTTGAATACATTCCGCAGCTCGACCAGATCGCCGCCAGCCGGGTCAAAATCGTCGACGGCATGGCCCAGGCGTCGAATTCCCCCGGTCTGGGGATCGAATGGGATTGGGCGTCCGTCGAAGCGCGCACGATTCTGGGGTCTTTGGCTGTACTGGCATAG
- a CDS encoding ABC transporter ATP-binding protein — protein sequence MPFLEIANVCAQYGKTPVVNDLTLTAGKGELLSILGPSGCGKTTTLRMIAGFVTPVSGAIRVGGREIQNAAPHRRNIGYVFQNYALFPHLTVADNVGFGLRMRFVNKPDRASRVKAALELVGLAHLAERYPAQLSGGQQQRVALARALVIEPDVLLLDEPLSNLDAALRAEMRNEIRSLQRRLSITTVFVTHDQAEALAMSDRIAVMDHGRLVEVADPQALCDAPRHRFTAEFLGARTVIKGARAGGLFALPDGARCAVGPDTPEDAELIVLRAARLRVSRALGAGRFLARGIVRDVAYLGDFHDLEIDAAGASIRVIRPSSEAIPAPGEECFLAGDDDAIAWISSSPNEGVSA from the coding sequence ATGCCGTTTCTTGAAATCGCCAATGTCTGCGCCCAATACGGGAAAACGCCGGTCGTCAACGACCTGACGCTGACCGCCGGGAAGGGCGAGTTGCTCTCCATCCTGGGGCCGTCGGGCTGCGGGAAGACCACCACGCTGCGGATGATCGCCGGGTTCGTCACACCCGTTTCCGGCGCTATCCGTGTGGGCGGGCGGGAAATCCAGAACGCGGCGCCCCATCGGCGCAATATCGGCTACGTCTTCCAGAACTACGCGCTGTTCCCGCATCTGACCGTCGCGGACAATGTCGGCTTCGGCCTGCGCATGCGTTTCGTGAACAAGCCCGATCGCGCGTCCCGCGTGAAAGCGGCGCTGGAACTTGTCGGCTTGGCGCATTTGGCCGAACGCTACCCCGCACAGCTTTCCGGCGGCCAGCAGCAGCGCGTGGCGTTGGCGCGCGCGCTGGTGATCGAACCGGACGTGCTGTTGCTCGACGAACCCTTGTCGAATCTCGACGCCGCCTTGCGCGCCGAGATGCGCAACGAAATCCGCAGCCTTCAGCGCCGCTTGTCGATCACCACGGTGTTCGTCACCCACGATCAGGCCGAAGCGCTCGCCATGTCCGATCGCATCGCCGTGATGGATCACGGCCGCTTGGTCGAAGTCGCCGATCCGCAAGCTTTGTGCGACGCGCCCCGGCATCGCTTCACCGCCGAATTCCTGGGGGCGCGCACCGTGATCAAGGGCGCGCGCGCGGGCGGTTTGTTCGCGTTGCCCGATGGCGCGCGCTGCGCGGTCGGGCCCGACACGCCCGAAGACGCCGAATTGATCGTGCTGCGCGCCGCGCGTTTGCGCGTGAGCCGCGCCTTGGGCGCGGGGCGGTTCCTGGCGCGCGGGATCGTGCGCGATGTCGCGTATCTCGGCGATTTCCACGATCTGGAAATCGACGCGGCGGGTGCTTCCATTCGTGTCATCCGCCCCTCGAGCGAGGCGATCCCCGCCCCCGGCGAAGAATGTTTCCTCGCCGGCGACGACGACGCGATCGCCTGGATTTCGTCTTCCCCTAACGAAGGAGTCTCCGCATGA
- a CDS encoding ABC transporter substrate-binding protein: MISRRRLLAASAGATLASPAIFGLNAVAQIRRGDELVVGIWGGAQERITRQHIVRPLEEKYGVKINYVLGGTPERRARAYQERGRPSFDLIYLNIFESRQAVRDGVTQAPAIDRVPNAKNLYESAKLGGYGVAFNPVTVVYDKRKGEVTSWKDLWKPEWKGRIAWPSYPGAQGTAALLMVAKLFGGSERAIDPGFAKIRELKPFAAIQGSQDQLYTMFDQGVADISIEFGSFTRSYAESRNPNIAIANPVEGQVIATNVACPTVGTKNQALVEAFIDLHLSEACQMQYARDIYYSPTVSGLNIPADLAPKLVLGADVNKLVDFDWDHVIAQQAAWTSRFNREIAG; the protein is encoded by the coding sequence ATGATTTCCCGTCGTCGATTGTTGGCCGCCTCGGCCGGCGCCACGCTCGCCTCGCCCGCGATTTTCGGGCTCAACGCCGTCGCGCAGATCCGCCGCGGCGACGAGCTCGTCGTCGGCATTTGGGGCGGCGCGCAGGAACGCATCACCCGCCAGCACATCGTGCGTCCGCTGGAGGAGAAATACGGCGTCAAGATCAACTACGTTCTCGGCGGCACGCCGGAACGCCGCGCGCGCGCCTATCAGGAACGCGGCCGGCCCTCGTTCGATCTCATCTATCTCAACATCTTCGAAAGCCGTCAGGCGGTGCGCGACGGCGTCACGCAAGCCCCGGCGATCGACCGCGTGCCCAACGCCAAGAACCTGTACGAATCCGCCAAGCTCGGCGGCTATGGCGTCGCGTTCAATCCGGTCACGGTCGTCTACGACAAGCGCAAGGGCGAAGTGACGTCGTGGAAGGATTTGTGGAAGCCGGAATGGAAGGGCCGCATCGCGTGGCCGTCTTATCCCGGCGCCCAAGGGACCGCGGCGCTGCTGATGGTCGCCAAGCTGTTCGGCGGCTCCGAACGCGCGATCGATCCCGGCTTCGCGAAAATCCGCGAGCTGAAGCCCTTCGCCGCGATCCAAGGCAGCCAGGACCAGCTCTATACGATGTTCGATCAGGGTGTCGCGGACATCTCGATCGAGTTCGGCTCCTTCACGCGCTCCTACGCCGAAAGCCGCAACCCGAACATCGCCATTGCCAATCCGGTCGAAGGCCAAGTCATCGCGACCAACGTCGCCTGCCCGACGGTCGGCACCAAGAATCAGGCGCTGGTCGAAGCGTTCATCGACCTGCATCTGTCGGAAGCCTGCCAGATGCAATACGCGCGCGACATCTATTATTCGCCGACCGTATCGGGCTTGAACATCCCGGCCGATCTGGCGCCCAAGCTGGTGCTGGGGGCCGACGTGAACAAGCTGGTCGACTTCGATTGGGACCACGTGATCGCGCAGCAGGCGGCGTGGACGTCGCGCTTCAACCGCGAAATCGCGGGCTGA